A genomic segment from Ignavibacteriales bacterium encodes:
- a CDS encoding 2-oxoglutarate oxidoreductase, with translation MNEKLYLEDEENLGTQVDENYEQVYCRPDTLTDIPFHYCPGCGHSVVHRVLMEVIAELGIQEETIGIAPVGCSVFAYNYMNIDMQEAAHGRASAVATGVKRVLPDKYVFSYQGDGDLAAIGTAETIHTVNRGENILMLFINNGIYGMTGGQMAPTSLIGQVTSTSPYGRDAAQVGSPIKIADMLCLLPGAYYVTRQIVHNPGGVRKLKKALIKAFEYQKQKKGTCFVEVVSNCPSGWKMTPVETIKYIEEQMLPMYPLGDLKVPKN, from the coding sequence ATGAATGAAAAATTATATTTAGAAGACGAAGAAAATTTAGGAACTCAGGTTGATGAAAATTATGAGCAAGTTTATTGCAGACCTGATACATTAACTGATATCCCATTTCACTACTGTCCCGGTTGTGGACACAGTGTAGTACATAGAGTTCTAATGGAAGTTATTGCAGAACTTGGAATCCAGGAGGAAACAATCGGTATTGCCCCGGTTGGATGTTCTGTATTTGCATACAACTATATGAATATTGATATGCAGGAAGCTGCACACGGAAGAGCAAGTGCAGTTGCAACCGGAGTAAAAAGAGTGTTACCAGATAAATATGTTTTCTCGTATCAAGGCGATGGTGATTTAGCCGCGATTGGTACTGCAGAAACAATTCACACTGTAAATCGTGGTGAAAATATTTTAATGCTCTTTATTAATAACGGAATCTACGGAATGACCGGCGGACAAATGGCGCCAACAAGTTTAATTGGACAGGTAACTTCAACATCTCCATACGGAAGAGATGCTGCTCAAGTTGGTAGCCCCATCAAGATTGCTGATATGCTTTGTTTGTTGCCGGGCGCATATTATGTAACAAGACAAATCGTGCATAATCCTGGCGGAGTAAGAAAACTTAAGAAAGCATTGATTAAAGCGTTTGAATATCAGAAACAGAAAAAAGGAACTTGTTTTGTTGAGGTTGTTTCTAATTGTCCTTCCGGCTGGAAGATGACACCAGTTGAAACAATAAAATACATTGAAGAACAAATGCTCCCAATGTATCCACTTGGCGATTTGAAAGTTCCTAAAAATTAA
- a CDS encoding ferredoxin family protein: MIKGTVVIDGKICKGCELCIIACPQEGLALSENFNDKGYRFVELINDKCTGCVNCALVCPEAAITVYREPKPAKKVQA, encoded by the coding sequence ATGATAAAAGGAACAGTAGTAATTGACGGCAAAATTTGTAAAGGCTGCGAGCTTTGCATTATTGCGTGTCCTCAGGAAGGTTTAGCATTATCAGAAAATTTTAACGATAAAGGATATCGTTTTGTTGAACTAATTAATGATAAATGCACAGGCTGTGTAAATTGCGCCCTTGTATGTCCGGAAGCTGCGATTACAGTTTACCGGGAACCAAAGCCTGCTAAAAAAGTTCAGGCTTAA
- a CDS encoding 3-methyl-2-oxobutanoate dehydrogenase subunit VorB encodes MENKEKKSGEARLMKGNEALAEAAIRADIDAYFGYPITPQSEVIEYLTREVPIRKEIKTVVLQAESEVASINMVYGAAGAGARVMTSSSSPGISLMQEGLSYIASAQLPCLVANVVRGGPGLGTIQPSQGDYFQATKGGGHGDYHLIVLAPASVQEMADFVFDGFKLAEKYRNPVMILSDGALGQMMEKVILPEEGSLPKTSAPWATTGKTKNREHNVITSLFIQPEEMEQVNLRLQEKYEAIQSEVRYEEIQTEDAEILLVAFGLSSRICQKTVDLAREKGIKVGLFRPITVYPYPYARLKELSNQVEFMLTVEMNAGQMVEDVRLAVEGKVPVHFIGRMGGMILSPEDILHKLESVHESQNTVNV; translated from the coding sequence ATGGAAAATAAAGAAAAAAAATCGGGTGAAGCCCGCTTGATGAAAGGTAACGAAGCGCTAGCCGAAGCTGCAATTCGTGCAGACATTGATGCTTATTTTGGTTACCCAATAACACCTCAATCTGAAGTGATTGAGTATCTTACACGTGAAGTACCTATCAGAAAAGAAATCAAAACCGTTGTCCTTCAAGCAGAAAGTGAAGTTGCTTCAATCAACATGGTTTATGGTGCTGCAGGTGCAGGTGCAAGAGTGATGACTTCATCATCATCACCAGGAATAAGTTTAATGCAAGAAGGTTTATCATATATTGCTTCAGCACAACTACCATGCTTAGTTGCAAACGTTGTTCGTGGTGGTCCGGGTCTAGGAACCATCCAACCTTCACAAGGTGATTATTTTCAGGCCACAAAGGGAGGCGGTCATGGCGATTATCACCTTATTGTTTTAGCTCCGGCTTCTGTTCAGGAAATGGCTGACTTTGTTTTTGATGGATTTAAGTTAGCTGAAAAATATCGCAACCCGGTTATGATTCTTTCTGACGGTGCGCTTGGTCAGATGATGGAAAAAGTTATTCTTCCCGAAGAAGGGTCACTTCCTAAAACTTCAGCACCTTGGGCTACAACAGGAAAAACAAAAAATAGAGAACATAATGTAATAACATCTTTGTTTATCCAGCCGGAAGAAATGGAACAAGTAAATCTTCGCTTACAAGAGAAGTATGAAGCAATTCAAAGCGAAGTGAGATACGAAGAAATACAAACTGAAGATGCTGAAATACTTCTAGTTGCTTTTGGATTGTCATCACGAATTTGTCAAAAAACAGTTGATCTTGCACGTGAAAAAGGAATTAAGGTTGGATTGTTTAGACCAATAACAGTTTATCCATATCCTTATGCACGATTAAAAGAATTATCCAATCAAGTTGAGTTTATGTTAACTGTTGAAATGAACGCAGGACAAATGGTTGAAGATGTTCGTCTTGCTGTTGAAGGAAAAGTTCCTGTTCATTTTATCGGTAGAATGGGCGGAATGATTTTATCTCCTGAAGATATTCTTCATAAGCTAGAATCAGTCCACGAATCACAAAACACAGTTAATGTATAG
- a CDS encoding 2-oxoacid:acceptor oxidoreductase family protein, translated as MTKEHEIIFAGFGGQGVLSMGRLIAYAGMIEGKEVSWMPSYGPEMRGGTANCITIVSDSRISSPMISKFDTAILLNQPSIDKFEKAIKPGGLLIYEQSTAVHPPKRTDIEIVCIAGNEEADKLNAKQVANMFMVGAFLEKRPILKNETIIEALKKALPPRRHNLIPLNEQALLRGRELAKLAEQVSA; from the coding sequence ATGACAAAAGAACACGAAATAATTTTTGCAGGATTTGGCGGGCAGGGCGTACTTTCTATGGGAAGATTAATAGCTTACGCCGGAATGATAGAAGGTAAAGAAGTTAGCTGGATGCCATCTTACGGACCTGAAATGAGAGGCGGAACTGCAAATTGTATTACTATAGTTTCTGATTCTAGAATCAGTTCCCCTATGATCTCGAAGTTTGATACGGCAATTCTTCTCAATCAGCCGTCAATAGATAAATTTGAAAAAGCAATTAAACCGGGTGGACTTTTAATTTACGAACAATCAACCGCTGTTCATCCGCCAAAACGAACTGATATTGAAATTGTATGTATTGCCGGTAATGAAGAAGCGGATAAACTAAATGCAAAGCAAGTTGCAAATATGTTTATGGTTGGCGCGTTTTTGGAAAAGCGTCCAATTTTAAAAAATGAAACAATTATTGAGGCGCTTAAAAAAGCATTGCCTCCGCGCAGACATAATTTAATTCCTCTTAACGAACAAGCATTATTGCGCGGAAGAGAATTAGCAAAACTAGCTGAACAAGTATCAGCATAA